A window of the Trichoderma asperellum chromosome 4, complete sequence genome harbors these coding sequences:
- a CDS encoding uncharacterized protein (EggNog:ENOG41) has translation MVQVLAAPSLSQSGNAMLETGSGRSENMVVSREEHAQRARELMMKRGMMRAPRRGWSLTEYQGQNDGPHHFHAAMPTTIDRIPEHAAVPPSPAPQPVQLPQRPKLPPPRRSHSVTDKEPEPANQPRLSTRLTLLDLPSELHYAIFDFLDPIDGACLGLTHSKLYDIHRRKNGTVPLSSRYSGPNDIEWAWRGAGPLVHPHSNGSNTENDLERLRVKGQVYCRKCGISRCELHRHLKDWFGKDAEYCEIKEMYGPPARPNAKGYCFMRSPKNPHWCGRHGAKKTMSK, from the coding sequence ATGGTTCAAGTACTTGCAGCCCCGTCCCTCTCTCAGAGCGGCAATGCCATGCTCGAGACAGGTAGCGGCAGATCTGAAAACATGGTCGTGTCAAGGGAGGAGCACGCTCAGAGAGCCCGAgagttgatgatgaagagaggcATGATGAGGGCGCCTCGGCGGGGGTGGTCCCTGACTGAGTATCAAGGACAGAATGACGGACCGCATCACTTCCACGCCGCGATGCCTACGACCATCGATCGCATCCCGGAACATGCGGCCGTCCCTCCAAGCCCGGCACCACAGCCCGTCCAGCTGCCGCAGCGCCCGAAGCTACCGCCGCCTCGCCGCTCGCACTCCGTCACGGACAAGGAGCCAGAGCCCGCGAACCAGCCTCGGCTGTCTACTCGCCTCACCCTCCTCGACCTTCCTTCCGAGCTACACTACGCCATCTTTGACTTCCTCGACCCCATTGACGGTGCATGCCTTGGCCTTACACACTCCAAGCTATATGACATTCACCGCCGCAAGAACGGCACCGTCCCGCTGTCAAGCCGATACTCTGGGCCCAACGATATTGAATGGGCATGGCGGGGCGCCGGTCCTCTCGTGCACCCGCACTCCAATGGCAGCAACACTGAGAACGACTTGGAGCGCCTACGGGTCAAGGGCCAGGTATACTGCCGCAAGTGTGGCATCTCGCGTTGCGAGCTCCACAGGCACCTGAAAGATTGGTTTGGCAAGGACGCCGAATACTGCGAGATCAAGGAGATGTACGGCCCGCCGGCCAGACCTAATGCGAAGGGATACTGCTTCATGCGATCTCCCAAGAACCCCCACTGGTGCGGGCGTCATggggcgaagaagacgatgtcTAAAtga
- a CDS encoding uncharacterized protein (EggNog:ENOG41) → MSTPPVPFNRLKQIATDVCNNAIGSAEFYDHAKTEQWNSTIISSMLKALISEATPQGPNGAPSYKFACNSTIVQHLVPTSALNKARGGTDTKSEEPHVSTSTEATATDGKPHVGRRGMHSATGAYWDEKKDGMWTFKYDGGEGKGMDVVIMLIWIAV, encoded by the exons ATGTCTACCCCG CCCGTGCCCTTCAACCGACTCAAGCAGATTGCCACAGAT GTGTGCAACAACGCTATCGGCAGCGCGGAGTTCTACGACCACGCAAAGACAGAGCAATGGAACTCAACCATCATT AGCTCAATGCTAAAGGCCCTCATCTCCGAAGCCACTCCCCAAGGCCCCAATGGCGCCCCTTCATATAAGTTTGCTTGCAACAGCACCATTGTCCAGCACCTGGTCCCCACGTCTGCGCTGAACAAGGCCCGCGGCGGCACCGACACCAAGTCCGAGGAGCCTCACGTGTCGACGAGCACAGAAGCCACCGCTACAGATGGCAAGCCGCATGTCGGCAGGCGAGGAATGCACAGCGCAACTGGCGCATACtgggacgagaagaaggacggcATGTGGACCTTTAAGTATGATGGAGGCGAGGGCAAGGGCATGGACGTGGTTATCATGCTGATCTGGATTGCTGTTTGA
- the VTC1 gene encoding vacuolar transporter chaperone (EggNog:ENOG41~TransMembrane:3 (o33-53i60-78o98-118i)) has translation MSSQPLLQTAPGKRIALPTRVEPKVFFANERTFLSWLNFTVILGALAIGMLNFGDRVSFISAFLFTGVAMLTMIYALVTYHWRAKSIRVRGQAGFDDRFGPTFLAIILLLAVIVNFVLRIMDQSKKQKGNPAY, from the exons ATGTCctcgcagcctcttctccaaaCCGCCCCCG GCAAGCGAATTGCCTTGCCCACTCGAGTCGAGCCCAAggtcttcttcgccaacgAGCGTACCTTCCTGTCATGGCTCAACTTCACCGTCATCCTCGGCGCCCTGGCCATCGGCATGCTTAACTTTGGCGACCGAGTGTCTTTCATCTCTGCCTTCCTCTTCACCGGCGTGGCCATGTTGACGATGATTTACGCCTTAGTTACATATCACTGGAGAGCAAAGTCTATACGAGTGAGAGGGCAGGCGGGTTTCGATGACCGATTTGGCCCTaccttcttggccatcatcctcctgCTGGCCGTTATTGTCAACTTCGTCTTGAGGATTATGGATCAGtcaaagaagcagaagggcAACCCTGCGTACTAA
- a CDS encoding uncharacterized protein (EggNog:ENOG41), with protein sequence MSADNPSKKRKQQPASQPASSKKSRTEGNATLIGPHEGILKELSTKHNVLALSIISSTQIRKRVSSATSHLLDKTSGSRAVLLHARPADVCKMMTVAEQCKRTLGEQGRTWYQYNELFDLPAETKKKKTVPKKSDLEEVEDDGSDSDDNAFETMQSRFEQAVLPPPRAQTYKSLRIFISSQAISDLKSRENVTVQTSEDAT encoded by the coding sequence ATGTCGGCCGACAATCCCtccaagaagcgcaagcagcagccagccagccagccagcttcATCAAAGAAATCTCGCACAGAAGGCAATGCCACCCTCATAGGCCCGCACGAGGGCATCCTCAAAGAACTTTCAACAAAACACAATGTTCTCGCCCTCTCGATTATCTCGTCCACACAAATCCGCAAGCGCGTCTCCAGCGCTACTTCTCATCTCCTCGACAAGACTTCAGGCTCGCGCGCAGTCTTGCTTCACGCGCGGCCCGCAGATGTATGCAAGATGATGACAGTGGCAGAGCAATGCAAGAGGACGCTCGGCGAGCAAGGGAGGACCTGGTATCAATACAACGAATTATTCGACCTTCCTGCAgagaccaaaaagaaaaaaaccgtGCCTAAAAAGTCAGATTTGGAAGAGGTGGAGGATGATGGATCCGACAGCGACGACAATGCCTTTGAGACTATGCAAAGCCGATTCGAGCAAGCCGTGTTGCCGCCTCCACGAGCTCAAACATACAAGTCTCTAAGAATATTCATCTCTTCTCAGGCTATTTCCGACCTTAAATCAAGGGAAAATGTTACGGTACAAACGAGCGAGGACGCAACATGA
- a CDS encoding uncharacterized protein (EggNog:ENOG41~TransMembrane:1 (n3-11c16/17o168-187i)~SECRETED:SignalP(1-16)) — MKFLATLLFTAAGVSAATSATSPDTPGSTCLADYILDNCLDSTTKNAGNCNATDYTCLCAAYQAILTCYNNCPSDIRAPSVQQQVDSYCRTASLLATTTTAHKTKTSGASKPDETSASEASPGNDEATPTGESSGSPTAGGSDETSSSGHSSATAARTTSSKAAAPTMIGNVAGIFMAVAGAAAAAIL; from the exons ATGAAGTTCCTCGCTACTCTTCTAttcactgctgctggcgttTCTGCCGCTACCTCCGCCACATCGCCAGATACCCCAGGCTCTACCTGTCTGGCTGACTACATTCTTGATAACTGTCTGGATTCAACTACCAAAAAT GCTGGCAACTGCAACGCTACCGACTATACATGCCTTTGCGCAGCGTACCAGGCCATCTTGAC CTGCTACAACAACTGCCCCAGCGACATCCGCGCTCCATCAGTCCAGCAACAGGTTGATTCCTACTGCCGAACTGCCTCTCTCTtggccaccaccacaacTGCCCACAAGACTAAGACTTCGGGTGCTTCCAAGCCCGACGAGACTTCCGCTTCTGAAGCTTCTCCCGGCAATGACGAGGCTACTCCCACCGGGGAGAGCAGCGGTTCTCCAACTGCTGGTGGAAGTGACGAAaccagctccagcggccATAGCTCTGCCACCGCTGCTCGCACAACCAGctccaaagctgctgctcctacTATGATTGGCAACGTTGCTGGCATTTTCATGGCTGttgccggtgctgctgctgccgccattctctaa